The Sphingorhabdus lutea genome segment TGGATCCTGCCACGCAAAATCCCGCTGCGCCCCCGCAAAGGACCAACAGACATTTATATACAGATGGCAATCCCTTGGAACAGCTTGCCTTTGCAAAGAAAGTCGCATTGTGTGAGAAAATCGACGCAGCTGCACGTGCGCGTGATCCGCGTGTTAAACAGGCCAGCATAGGATTATCGGCCAGTTGGAGCGTGATTGAAATCGTCCGCGCTGATGGATTTGTGGCCACCGACATCCGTCCATTGGTGCGGTTAAATGTGTCGATTGTTTTGGAAGAAAATGGCCGCCGCGAATCGGGCAGTTTTGGTTTGGGTGGTCGTTATTTATATGATAAATTATTTGACGAAAGCGAATGGATGCGCGCCATTGAAGAGGCGTTTAAGCAGGCCGAGGCAAATTTACGTTCCGTTCCTGCCCCTGCGGGGGATATGACCGTATTACTTGGCCCTGGTTGGCCGGGCGTGTTGTTGCATGAGGCGGTCGGCCACGGTTTAGAGGGGGATTTTAACCGCAAAGGAACATCGGCATTTTCCGGAAAAATTGGGCAAAGGGTGGCTTCTCCAGGGGTGACCATTATTGACAATGGCGCAATTGCGGATCGGCGTGGTTCGCTTTCCATTGATGATGAAGGCACGGCGACTCAAGAAAATATATTGATTGAGGACGGTATTTTGCGTGGATATATGCAGGACCGCATGAATGCCCGTTTGATGGGGGTTGAGCCCACGGGCAATGGCCGCCGTGAAAGCTATGCCCATGCGCCCATGCCGCGCATGACCAACACATATATGCAGGGCGGCGAAGATGACCCGGAAGAATTATTATCGCGCGTCAAGGATGGCATTTATGCCAAAAGCTTTGGTGGCGGACAGGTGGATATTGTGTCGGGCAAATTCGTGTTCAGCTGTACAGAGGCATATAAAGTGAAAAATGGCAAATTGGGCGACCCCATTAAGGGTGCGACCTTAATTGGCGATGGTCCGGTTGCCATGCAAAAGGTTATTGGCATTGGCAATGATATGGCATTGGATGAAGGTATTGGCATTTGTGGCAAGGGCGGGCAAAGCGTGCCAGCCGGCGTCGGTCAGCCAAGCGTGCTTATATCTGGATTAACCGTTGGCGGCACAGGCGGGTGATGATGAAACAATTGGCGGCCAAGAAAATATAATATGTCTCTTGTCGAACTTGCCCGTTTCCCAACCAAAATAAAGGCAGATATTTGCAAGTCATTTTTGCAATCGCATGAAATTATGTCGGTTATATTTGATGATGGCATGAATAATTTTTTTGGTGGAGGCGGTTTAATTGCGGTGAAGCTGATGGTTTTGGATGAAGATCATGATGAAGCCGCTTCATTATTGGCCAAGGCAGAATTATTATGAAGGCGTGTAAATGACCCTGTCCCTGCGGGTTACCAGTTATAATATACATAAAGCCGTTGGCACAGATGGGCGATATGATCCGGCGCGTATTATGGATATATTACATATTGTCGATGCTGATATTGTCGCCCTTCAGGAATCGGATCGCCGTTTTGGAAATCGGCACAGCTGTTTGCCATTGGATATGATAGAAAATAACCAAAAATGGCAAATTGTTGATTTTAAGGGAAAGCATGAAAAAAAAGTGCATCATGGCATAGGGTGGCATGGCAATGCGCTGTTCATTCCAAAACAGGCAAAGATAATTCATTCCGAAACAATTAAACTCCCGACATTAGAACCAAGGGGAGCGATTTGCGCACATATTGAAATTGGTGGACAACATTTATGCATAATATCATGCCATTTGGATCTGTCTGGCCTTTGGCGGCGGCGACAAATAAGGACGATTTTGGAATATATTGATAAGCATCCCCATAAATTACCAACAATTTTAATGGGGGATTTTAACCAATGGTCGCGTTCGGGGGCATTATCCGAATTTGCCTATCATCATTTGAAATTGGTGGATATGGGCCCCAGCTTCCCTTCGCGGCGGCCGGTTGCCCGGCTTGACCGTTTATTGCACAGCCCTGATATCATCATCTCTAATCATGGTGTTTGCGATGATGCAAAGGCGCGGCAGGCATCGGACCATTTGCCCATTTGGGCTGATGTGCAGATATGAATATGCCGACTGTTTATTTTTTAGGCAATATTGCAGTGCAACTTAATAATTGACTAAATTATAAGCATATTGAATTGCACAATGATAAGGCAATATCGATAAACATATAAATTTCCTATGTTTTTTAATAATGGCACGCCCCGTGCAATAAGTGTCCATGATGGAAAATTATGACGATTTTCCCATGATGACAGCATTAAAAAAATTAAGGGATGAAATAATGCGGAAAACTAAAATGATAATGGGGGCAGTGGGAGCGACAGCATTTAGCATGCTGAGCGTTCTTCCTGCATTTGCACAAGAGGCGGCCGAAGCCGCTGCGCCAATTGTGGATAAGGGCGATACCGCATGGATGATGACCGCCACTGTTTTGGTCATGGCCATGATTGTACCGGGCTTGGCTTTATTTTATGGCGGTTTGGTTCGCACCAAAAATATGCTTTCCGTATTGACGCAAATTATCGCAGTGGCCAGCTTGGCGATGGTGGTTTGGGTGCTATATGGCTATAGCATGGCCTTTGGTGGCGGGGATTTAATCCCTGGCATAGTCGGTAATTTCGATAAGATATTCCTAAATGGTGTCACCGTGGATAGCGTGGCCGACACATTT includes the following:
- the tldD gene encoding metalloprotease TldD — its product is MNIDDPRIFLYRPGLLDPDSAQQLAKMSLASCDDGEIYLQYSAVESFGFDDGRLKTADYSVDSGFGLRGVSGEMTGFSHASEISEAAIKRAAQTLQLLDPATQNPAAPPQRTNRHLYTDGNPLEQLAFAKKVALCEKIDAAARARDPRVKQASIGLSASWSVIEIVRADGFVATDIRPLVRLNVSIVLEENGRRESGSFGLGGRYLYDKLFDESEWMRAIEEAFKQAEANLRSVPAPAGDMTVLLGPGWPGVLLHEAVGHGLEGDFNRKGTSAFSGKIGQRVASPGVTIIDNGAIADRRGSLSIDDEGTATQENILIEDGILRGYMQDRMNARLMGVEPTGNGRRESYAHAPMPRMTNTYMQGGEDDPEELLSRVKDGIYAKSFGGGQVDIVSGKFVFSCTEAYKVKNGKLGDPIKGATLIGDGPVAMQKVIGIGNDMALDEGIGICGKGGQSVPAGVGQPSVLISGLTVGGTGG
- a CDS encoding putative signal transducing protein, with translation MSLVELARFPTKIKADICKSFLQSHEIMSVIFDDGMNNFFGGGGLIAVKLMVLDEDHDEAASLLAKAELL
- a CDS encoding endonuclease/exonuclease/phosphatase family protein; translated protein: MTLSLRVTSYNIHKAVGTDGRYDPARIMDILHIVDADIVALQESDRRFGNRHSCLPLDMIENNQKWQIVDFKGKHEKKVHHGIGWHGNALFIPKQAKIIHSETIKLPTLEPRGAICAHIEIGGQHLCIISCHLDLSGLWRRRQIRTILEYIDKHPHKLPTILMGDFNQWSRSGALSEFAYHHLKLVDMGPSFPSRRPVARLDRLLHSPDIIISNHGVCDDAKARQASDHLPIWADVQI